From the genome of Halomonas sp. 1513, one region includes:
- a CDS encoding ribonuclease I — protein MTKVRRCLVGLLLALLVAWPGLAAADATRLEGEGFDHYTLALTWHPGFCDTHSRPPDECRERQAGQGFVLHGLWPSLPERFARDGVDRPQWWREGCFIEAPRADGSFCRAHPPFQLPAPLAEALDEGMPGRASCLDRYQYAKHAACLALDAEDYFAASLALLERVNASAFADFVVLNQGGEVARNELIGAFEAAFGRGTGRALRLECRGPGNRRLSEVRIGIDAERLGDFPEADSLVEQRPGRCHNRVQIPAAD, from the coding sequence GTGACTAAGGTACGCCGCTGCCTCGTTGGCCTGCTGCTGGCGCTGCTCGTCGCCTGGCCGGGCCTCGCGGCAGCCGACGCGACGCGCCTCGAGGGCGAGGGCTTCGACCACTATACCCTGGCCTTGACCTGGCACCCCGGCTTCTGCGACACCCACTCACGGCCGCCCGACGAGTGCCGCGAGCGCCAGGCGGGGCAGGGCTTCGTGCTGCACGGGCTGTGGCCCTCGCTGCCCGAGCGCTTTGCGCGCGATGGCGTCGACCGCCCGCAGTGGTGGCGCGAGGGGTGCTTCATCGAAGCGCCGCGTGCCGACGGCAGCTTCTGCCGCGCGCACCCGCCCTTTCAGCTTCCCGCGCCACTCGCCGAGGCGCTGGACGAGGGCATGCCGGGACGCGCCAGCTGCCTGGATCGCTATCAATATGCCAAGCACGCCGCCTGCCTGGCGCTGGACGCCGAGGACTATTTCGCTGCTTCGCTTGCCCTGCTCGAGCGGGTCAACGCCAGCGCCTTTGCCGACTTCGTGGTGCTCAACCAGGGCGGGGAGGTGGCGCGCAACGAACTGATCGGCGCCTTCGAGGCGGCCTTCGGTCGTGGCACCGGGCGTGCGCTGCGGCTGGAGTGTCGCGGCCCCGGCAATCGCCGGCTCAGCGAGGTACGCATCGGTATCGACGCGGAGCGGCTGGGCGACTTTCCAGAGGCCGACAGCCTGGTCGAGCAGCGCCCCGGGCGCTGCCATAACCGCGTGCAGATACCGGCCGCGGACTAG
- a CDS encoding deoxyguanosinetriphosphate triphosphohydrolase, with translation MTQMHWERLLDPSRLNDKPRSASNEIGRSPFHKDHDRIVFAGSFRRLGRKTQVHPLTDNDHIHTRLTHSLEVGCVGRSLGMIVGEQLSHRLPQWITPADLGVIVQAACLGHDIGNPPFGHAGEYAIRDWFKRAEQDGSGLLEGLSALERADLLTYEGNAQGFRVVTQIEYNQFKGGMRLTGATLGTLLKYPWTVEHGGSAGKFGSYQSEAHLLAEVAERLGLKPRGNNAWCRHPLAWLVEAADDICYALLDLEDGLEMGILRYDEVAEVLTQIAGGKPPEYDTMLSDGVSQRRRIAALRGAAMERAVSDVGAVFVQHEGELLGGALEHDLLELCHPDLDWGVKAAKQLARERIFQNERKAKLEIGAYTTLGILLEAFIGAAHELHHHGESSFKHQRVLALIGENTPRPSWSLYASYRRMLDFIGGMTDHYAVDLAQEMGGRLRGD, from the coding sequence ATGACGCAGATGCACTGGGAGCGACTGCTCGACCCGAGCCGGCTCAACGACAAGCCGCGCTCGGCGAGCAACGAGATCGGCCGCAGCCCGTTTCACAAGGATCACGACCGGATCGTCTTCGCCGGCTCGTTTCGGCGCCTGGGCCGCAAGACCCAGGTGCACCCGCTGACCGACAACGACCATATTCATACCCGCCTGACCCACTCCCTGGAAGTGGGCTGCGTGGGGCGCTCGCTGGGCATGATCGTCGGCGAGCAGCTCAGCCACCGGCTACCGCAGTGGATCACCCCGGCCGACCTCGGCGTCATCGTCCAGGCCGCCTGCCTGGGCCACGATATCGGTAATCCGCCGTTCGGCCACGCCGGCGAATACGCCATTCGCGACTGGTTCAAGCGCGCCGAGCAGGACGGCAGCGGCCTGCTCGAGGGCCTGTCGGCGCTGGAGCGCGCCGATCTGCTGACCTACGAGGGCAACGCCCAGGGCTTCCGCGTGGTCACCCAGATCGAATACAACCAGTTCAAGGGCGGCATGCGCCTCACCGGTGCGACCCTCGGCACCCTGCTCAAGTACCCCTGGACCGTCGAGCACGGCGGTAGCGCCGGCAAGTTCGGCAGTTACCAGTCGGAGGCACATCTGCTCGCCGAGGTCGCCGAGCGGCTGGGGCTCAAGCCGCGCGGCAACAACGCCTGGTGCCGCCATCCGTTGGCCTGGCTGGTCGAGGCCGCCGACGATATCTGCTACGCGCTGCTCGATCTCGAGGATGGCCTGGAGATGGGCATCCTGCGCTACGACGAGGTCGCCGAGGTGCTGACCCAGATCGCCGGTGGCAAGCCGCCGGAGTACGACACCATGCTGAGCGACGGGGTGTCCCAGCGGCGGCGTATCGCCGCGCTGCGCGGTGCCGCCATGGAGCGAGCCGTCAGCGACGTGGGGGCGGTGTTCGTCCAGCATGAGGGCGAGTTGCTGGGCGGTGCGCTGGAGCACGATCTGCTCGAGCTGTGCCACCCGGACCTCGACTGGGGGGTCAAGGCCGCCAAGCAGCTGGCCCGTGAGCGGATCTTCCAGAACGAGCGCAAGGCCAAGCTGGAGATCGGCGCCTACACCACGCTGGGGATTCTGCTCGAGGCCTTTATCGGCGCGGCCCACGAGCTGCACCACCACGGCGAGTCGAGCTTCAAGCACCAGCGGGTGCTGGCGCTGATCGGCGAAAACACCCCGCGGCCCTCCTGGTCGCTATACGCCAGCTACCGGCGGATGCTCGACTTCATTGGCGGCATGACCGACCACTACGCCGTCGACCTGGCCCAGGAAATGGGCGGGCGGCTCAGGGGTGACTAA
- a CDS encoding nitrogen regulation protein NR(I) has protein sequence MTDPARIVIVDDDRAIRWVLERALAQPDLEVESFERADTALDGLLKRPPDVLVTDIRMPGLDGLDLMAKVREAHPDMPVIVMTAHSDLDSAVASYQGGAFEYLPKPFDVDEALALVRRAVAHARERQSPAVAPEGLSAEIIGEAPAMQEVFRAIGRLSQSHITVLINGESGTGKERVAQALHQHSPRAGKPFIALNMAAIPKDLMESELFGHEKGAFTGATAQRRGRFEQADGGTLFLDEIGDMPPDTQTRLLRVLADGEFYRVGGHLSVKADVRIIAATHQNLETLVEDGRFREDLFHRLNVIRVHLPKLAERREDIPRLAQHFLAEAARELSTEAKVLTKEAEQHLTRLPWPGNVRQLENTCRWLTVMASGREVLIDDLPPELRTTEGSEAAAGDWRAAFRDWADRALAAGHTHLLEEAVPDFERILIETALKHTGGRKGEAAELLGWGRNTLTRKVKVLLPALAED, from the coding sequence ATGACAGATCCTGCCCGTATCGTGATTGTCGACGACGACCGCGCCATTCGCTGGGTGCTGGAGCGTGCGCTGGCCCAACCCGACCTCGAGGTGGAGAGCTTCGAGCGTGCCGACACGGCGCTGGATGGCCTGCTCAAGCGCCCTCCCGACGTGCTGGTCACCGATATCCGCATGCCCGGCCTCGACGGCCTCGACCTGATGGCCAAGGTGCGCGAGGCGCACCCCGACATGCCGGTGATCGTGATGACCGCCCACTCCGATCTCGACAGCGCCGTCGCCTCCTATCAGGGCGGCGCCTTCGAGTACCTGCCCAAGCCGTTCGACGTCGACGAGGCGCTGGCGCTGGTGCGCCGGGCGGTGGCCCATGCCCGCGAGCGGCAGAGCCCGGCGGTGGCCCCGGAGGGGCTGTCGGCGGAGATCATCGGCGAGGCGCCGGCGATGCAGGAGGTATTCCGCGCCATCGGCCGGCTCTCGCAGTCGCATATCACGGTGCTGATCAACGGCGAGTCGGGCACCGGCAAGGAGCGCGTCGCCCAGGCGCTGCATCAGCACAGCCCGCGGGCCGGCAAGCCGTTCATCGCGCTGAACATGGCGGCGATCCCCAAGGACCTGATGGAGTCGGAGCTGTTCGGCCACGAGAAGGGCGCCTTCACCGGCGCCACCGCCCAGCGGCGTGGGCGCTTCGAGCAGGCCGACGGCGGCACCCTGTTTCTCGACGAGATCGGCGACATGCCGCCGGACACCCAGACCCGCCTGCTGCGGGTGCTGGCCGACGGTGAGTTCTACCGAGTCGGCGGGCACCTGTCGGTCAAGGCCGACGTGCGGATCATCGCCGCGACCCACCAGAACCTCGAGACCCTGGTCGAAGACGGCCGCTTCCGCGAGGACCTGTTCCACCGCCTCAACGTGATCCGCGTGCACCTGCCCAAGCTCGCCGAGCGCCGCGAAGACATTCCGCGGCTGGCCCAGCACTTCCTCGCCGAGGCTGCCCGCGAGCTCTCCACCGAGGCCAAGGTACTGACCAAGGAGGCCGAGCAGCATCTCACTCGGCTGCCGTGGCCGGGCAACGTGCGCCAGCTGGAGAACACCTGCCGCTGGCTGACGGTGATGGCCTCCGGCCGCGAAGTGCTGATCGACGACCTGCCGCCGGAGCTACGCACTACCGAAGGCAGCGAGGCCGCCGCCGGTGACTGGCGCGCCGCCTTTCGCGACTGGGCCGACCGCGCGCTGGCGGCGGGCCATACCCACCTGCTGGAGGAGGCGGTGCCGGATTTCGAGAGGATACTGATCGAGACCGCGCTCAAGCACACCGGCGGGCGCAAGGGCGAAGCCGCCGAGCTGCTGGGCTGGGGCCGCAATACCCTGACCCGCAAGGTCAAGGTGCTGCTGCCGGCGCTGGCAGAGGACTGA
- a CDS encoding two-component system sensor histidine kinase NtrB, which produces MYQRLLEHLTTAVLLLDGTLRLRWMNPAAEALLAVSVGRVQGTRLESLEGVDGAVADVLLKARREFHPFTQREAVLTLAGGESATVDFTVTPLSDDELLLEIEPRDRLLRISREEALIARQETIKTLTRGLAHEVKNPLGGIRGAAQLLERDLPDPQLAEFTRIIVEEADRLRDLVDRMLGPNQLSHHQPLNIHRVLERVRSLLLAEQPAVTIERDYDPSLPDLFGDEARMIQAVLNVARNAMEAMSESETASPRLVFRTRAKRQFTLGAERHRLVCEVAIIDNGPGIPEPLRETLFYPMVSGRAEGSGLGLSIAQSILHQHQGLIECDSRPGRTEFRLLTPLEAPP; this is translated from the coding sequence ATGTATCAACGTCTGCTGGAACACCTCACCACGGCGGTGCTGCTGCTTGATGGCACCCTGCGCCTGCGGTGGATGAATCCGGCTGCTGAAGCGCTGCTTGCGGTAAGCGTCGGACGCGTGCAAGGCACTCGTCTCGAGAGCCTGGAGGGCGTCGACGGGGCGGTGGCCGATGTACTGCTCAAGGCGCGGCGCGAGTTTCATCCGTTTACCCAGCGCGAGGCGGTGCTGACCCTGGCCGGCGGCGAGAGCGCCACCGTCGACTTTACCGTCACGCCGCTCTCCGATGACGAGCTGCTGCTGGAGATCGAGCCCCGCGACCGGCTGCTGCGGATCTCCCGCGAAGAGGCGCTGATCGCCCGCCAGGAGACCATCAAGACGCTGACCCGCGGCCTGGCCCACGAGGTCAAGAACCCCCTGGGCGGCATCCGCGGCGCCGCCCAGCTGCTCGAGCGCGACCTGCCCGACCCCCAGCTGGCCGAATTCACTCGCATCATCGTCGAAGAGGCCGACCGCTTGCGCGATCTGGTCGACCGCATGCTCGGGCCCAACCAGCTCAGCCACCACCAGCCGCTGAACATCCACCGGGTGCTGGAGCGGGTGCGCTCACTGCTGCTCGCCGAGCAGCCGGCGGTGACCATCGAGCGCGACTACGATCCCAGCCTGCCGGACCTGTTCGGCGACGAGGCGCGCATGATCCAGGCGGTGCTCAACGTGGCGCGCAACGCCATGGAAGCGATGAGCGAGAGCGAGACCGCCTCGCCGCGGCTGGTCTTCCGTACTCGCGCGAAGCGTCAGTTCACCCTCGGCGCCGAGCGCCATCGGCTGGTCTGCGAGGTGGCGATCATCGACAACGGGCCGGGGATCCCCGAGCCCCTGCGCGAGACGCTGTTCTACCCGATGGTCTCGGGGCGCGCCGAGGGCAGCGGCCTGGGGCTCTCCATCGCCCAGTCGATCCTGCACCAGCACCAGGGCCTGATCGAATGCGACTCGCGGCCCGGGCGCACCGAATTCAGGCTATTGACGCCGCTGGAGGCGCCGCCATGA
- a CDS encoding DUF4124 domain-containing protein: MTELPLKTACCALLVALLGAASSAHATSIYRTTDAQGNVVFTDNPERGGEQVELNPLTVVPSGQRAPATAPQPVPEATSPSASPTESLSSPFMPYSTFRIASPRNEETLQTGEAGNLQVELGIEPALREDHRVRLLVDGAVSQSAMHSDVFMVGNLERGERVLQAELLDSRGEVRHRSAPVTLYVQRASVNLPQNPNNPN, translated from the coding sequence ATGACTGAATTGCCACTCAAAACTGCTTGCTGCGCGCTGCTGGTCGCCCTGCTGGGCGCCGCCAGCAGCGCCCATGCCACGTCGATCTACCGCACCACCGATGCCCAGGGCAACGTGGTGTTTACCGACAATCCCGAGCGCGGCGGTGAGCAGGTCGAGCTCAACCCGCTGACCGTGGTGCCGTCGGGCCAGCGTGCGCCCGCGACCGCGCCACAGCCGGTGCCCGAGGCCACGTCGCCCTCGGCCTCGCCGACGGAGTCGCTATCATCGCCGTTCATGCCGTATTCGACCTTCCGCATTGCGTCACCGCGCAATGAGGAGACGCTGCAGACCGGCGAGGCCGGCAACCTGCAGGTCGAGCTGGGCATCGAGCCGGCCCTGCGCGAGGATCACCGGGTGCGGCTACTGGTGGACGGTGCGGTGAGCCAGTCGGCGATGCACAGCGATGTGTTCATGGTCGGCAACCTCGAGCGCGGTGAGCGCGTGCTGCAGGCCGAACTGCTCGATTCGCGGGGTGAGGTGCGCCATCGCAGTGCGCCGGTGACCCTCTACGTGCAGCGTGCCAGCGTCAACCTGCCGCAGAACCCCAACAATCCCAATTAG
- a CDS encoding type I glutamate--ammonia ligase yields MSEKTLALIEEHDIKWVDLRFTDTKGKEQHVTIPARDVDDEFFENGQMFDGSSISGWKGINESDMILRPEDGTAFLDPFTEDATLVLRCDIIEPATMQGYDRDPRSIAKRAEAYLQSSGLGDTAFFGPEPEFFIFDEVHWKADIEGAMYKITSEEGAWATDRQVDGGNLAHRPRVKGGYFPVPPVDSFHDIRSAMCNTLEAIGQSVEVHHHEVANAGQNEIGVKFNTLVKKADEVQEMKYVIHNVAHAYGKTATFMPKPLVGDNGSGMHVHQSFWKDGQNQFAGDEYAGLSEMALYYIGGIIKHARALNAFTNASTNSYKRLVPGFEAPVMLAYSARNRSASIRIPYTASPKGKRVEARFPDPTANPYLAFSAMLMAGIDGIKNKIHPGDAMDKNLYDLPPEEGKSIPTVAESLDQALEALDKDRAFLTEGGVFTDEMIDAYIELKEEDVERLRMTTHPVEFDMYYSC; encoded by the coding sequence ATGTCTGAGAAGACTCTCGCCCTGATCGAAGAACATGACATCAAGTGGGTCGATCTGCGCTTCACCGATACCAAGGGTAAAGAGCAGCATGTCACCATTCCGGCACGCGACGTCGACGATGAGTTCTTCGAGAACGGTCAGATGTTCGACGGCTCGTCCATCTCCGGCTGGAAGGGTATCAACGAGTCGGACATGATCCTGCGTCCGGAAGATGGTACTGCCTTCCTCGACCCGTTCACCGAAGACGCCACCCTGGTGCTGCGCTGCGACATCATCGAGCCGGCCACCATGCAGGGCTACGATCGCGACCCGCGCTCCATCGCCAAGCGCGCCGAAGCCTACCTGCAGTCCTCTGGCCTGGGCGACACCGCTTTCTTCGGTCCGGAGCCCGAGTTCTTCATCTTCGACGAGGTGCACTGGAAGGCCGATATCGAAGGTGCCATGTACAAGATCACCTCGGAAGAGGGTGCTTGGGCCACCGACCGTCAGGTCGACGGCGGCAACCTGGCGCACCGTCCGCGCGTCAAGGGCGGCTATTTCCCGGTCCCGCCGGTGGATAGCTTCCACGACATCCGCAGTGCCATGTGCAACACCCTCGAAGCCATCGGCCAGAGCGTCGAAGTGCACCACCACGAGGTGGCCAACGCCGGCCAGAACGAGATCGGCGTCAAGTTCAACACTCTGGTGAAGAAGGCCGACGAAGTTCAGGAAATGAAGTACGTGATCCACAATGTGGCCCACGCCTACGGCAAGACCGCGACCTTCATGCCCAAGCCGCTGGTGGGTGACAACGGTTCCGGCATGCACGTCCACCAGTCGTTCTGGAAGGATGGTCAGAACCAGTTCGCCGGTGACGAGTACGCCGGGCTGTCCGAGATGGCGCTCTACTACATCGGTGGCATCATCAAGCACGCACGTGCCCTGAACGCCTTCACCAACGCTTCCACCAACTCCTACAAGCGTCTGGTGCCGGGCTTCGAAGCGCCGGTGATGCTGGCCTACAGCGCCCGCAACCGTTCCGCGTCGATCCGCATCCCGTACACCGCGAGCCCCAAGGGCAAGCGTGTCGAGGCGCGTTTCCCGGATCCGACCGCCAACCCGTACCTGGCCTTCTCCGCCATGCTGATGGCCGGTATCGACGGCATCAAGAACAAGATCCATCCTGGCGATGCCATGGACAAGAACTTGTATGACCTGCCGCCGGAAGAGGGCAAGTCGATTCCCACCGTCGCCGAGAGCCTCGATCAGGCCCTCGAGGCGCTGGACAAGGATCGTGCCTTCCTCACCGAGGGTGGCGTGTTCACCGACGAGATGATCGATGCCTACATCGAGCTCAAGGAAGAGGACGTGGAGCGCCTGCGCATGACCACGCATCCGGTCGAGTTCGACATGTACTACAGCTGCTGA
- a CDS encoding polysaccharide deacetylase, which translates to MTHWNLALDMAQRLRGHWRRSLRVPLQGRRAILVLHRVLPDEATARLPHRAPYCLGPESFKHLLMSLVEVSRIVCLDTALKPHHDPRACIALTFDDGWRDNAEVAAPLLEHYALPASIFVTTGLLGRPRGVWWEVISEGLWRRQHAQQIHDTLCDAGLPPPPLPPAHPDHAYSEALLGYLTELRRCDPMRVNAVAEALYPDLDQPPHGLDPFSVRRLEHSGLFRFGAHGVLPESLEPLSDARICWHIRRSRDDLARLCQAPLEAFAYPDEQPSKRLRRLASRCGVRQALAGCGGWLAPQLDPLAIPRIPISQPVAQSPGRLYDWLLSRWQPIDVGPPAP; encoded by the coding sequence ATGACCCATTGGAACCTCGCTCTGGACATGGCCCAGCGCCTACGCGGGCACTGGCGCCGCAGCCTGCGCGTGCCGCTGCAGGGACGCCGCGCCATCCTGGTGCTGCATCGAGTGCTCCCCGATGAAGCCACCGCCCGGCTGCCACACCGGGCGCCCTACTGCCTCGGCCCGGAGAGCTTCAAGCATCTGCTGATGTCGCTGGTCGAGGTATCGCGCATCGTCTGCCTCGACACCGCCCTCAAGCCCCACCACGACCCGCGCGCCTGCATCGCCCTGACCTTCGACGACGGCTGGCGTGACAACGCCGAGGTCGCCGCGCCGCTGCTTGAGCATTACGCCCTGCCGGCCAGCATCTTCGTTACCACCGGCCTGCTTGGGCGCCCCCGCGGCGTGTGGTGGGAGGTCATCAGCGAGGGGCTATGGCGCCGTCAGCACGCCCAGCAGATCCACGACACCCTGTGCGACGCCGGGCTGCCGCCGCCGCCGCTGCCGCCTGCACACCCCGACCACGCCTACAGCGAAGCGCTGCTCGGCTACCTCACCGAGCTGCGCCGCTGCGACCCCATGCGCGTCAACGCCGTGGCCGAGGCGCTCTATCCCGATCTCGACCAGCCACCCCACGGGCTGGATCCGTTCAGCGTCAGGCGCCTGGAACACAGCGGCCTGTTCCGTTTCGGCGCCCACGGCGTGCTGCCGGAGTCGCTGGAGCCGCTCAGCGATGCGCGGATCTGCTGGCATATCCGCCGCTCCCGCGATGACCTGGCCAGGCTCTGCCAGGCACCGCTGGAGGCCTTTGCCTACCCCGATGAACAGCCCTCGAAACGGCTGCGACGACTCGCCAGTCGCTGCGGCGTGCGCCAGGCACTCGCCGGCTGTGGCGGCTGGCTGGCCCCGCAGCTCGACCCTCTGGCGATCCCCCGGATTCCCATCAGCCAGCCGGTGGCGCAGAGCCCCGGGCGCCTCTACGACTGGCTGCTGAGCCGCTGGCAGCCAATTGACGTCGGTCCACCAGCGCCGTGA
- a CDS encoding Tricarboxylate transporter family protein, whose protein sequence is MIGFDAILASFGAAFTLHSIGVILGGVLLGYIVGVIPGLNRSVAIAIAIPLTFYMSAYAAIAFLIGLSKGTAAGSAVSAILLNTPGEPSSAATCLDGYPLARSGKPRKALKVGLLASVVGDLLATLLLIAVAIPFAAVALKFGPYELAAILIFALVFIAGMAGGSFLKGLAAGGMGVILGTVGLDPETGAMRLTFGYAELMEGVPILPLVIGTLALSEMFVQLDEYRRNKDADVIRLSKNADDDLSYREFKGTLPTILKSTGIGAFVGALPGLGPSVGAFMAYGFAKRSAKDPDSFGKGNPNGIAAAEAADNAVIPASYIPLFGLGIPGSVSAALLVGAFMIHGIQVGPLMLRDHPEMLFTIFSGMIVASLLMLAVGWYGLRIFAKVTSVPPNIVIPVVIFLCLAGIQVQGYGTFGLIVVFGFAIFGYFLKKFDYSFVTFLVAFIVTPMLEMNLRQSIILSGGEISILLQRPIALVFVVITALMVLHLGWSSYRRNAARRAAS, encoded by the coding sequence ATGATTGGATTCGACGCCATCCTGGCCTCGTTCGGGGCCGCCTTCACCCTGCACTCCATCGGCGTGATTCTCGGCGGCGTACTGCTCGGCTATATCGTCGGGGTGATTCCCGGCCTCAACCGCTCGGTGGCCATCGCCATCGCCATACCGCTGACCTTCTACATGTCGGCCTATGCCGCCATCGCCTTCCTGATCGGCCTCTCCAAGGGCACCGCGGCGGGCAGCGCGGTCTCGGCGATCCTGCTCAACACACCCGGCGAGCCCTCCTCGGCGGCCACCTGCCTCGACGGCTATCCGCTGGCGCGCAGCGGCAAGCCGCGCAAGGCGCTGAAGGTCGGCCTGCTGGCCTCGGTGGTCGGCGACCTGCTGGCCACCCTGCTGCTGATCGCCGTGGCCATCCCGTTCGCCGCCGTGGCGCTCAAGTTCGGCCCGTATGAGCTGGCGGCGATCCTGATCTTTGCCCTGGTGTTCATCGCCGGCATGGCCGGCGGCTCGTTCCTCAAGGGGCTGGCCGCCGGCGGCATGGGGGTGATCCTGGGAACCGTGGGTCTCGACCCGGAAACCGGCGCCATGCGCCTGACCTTCGGCTACGCCGAGCTGATGGAGGGCGTGCCGATCCTGCCACTGGTGATCGGCACCCTGGCGCTCTCGGAGATGTTCGTGCAGCTCGACGAGTATCGCCGCAACAAGGATGCCGACGTCATTCGGCTGAGCAAGAACGCCGACGACGACCTCAGCTACCGTGAGTTCAAGGGCACCCTGCCGACCATCTTGAAGAGCACCGGCATCGGCGCCTTCGTTGGCGCCCTGCCCGGCCTTGGCCCCTCGGTGGGCGCCTTCATGGCCTACGGCTTCGCCAAGCGCTCGGCCAAGGACCCGGACAGCTTCGGCAAGGGCAACCCCAACGGCATCGCCGCCGCCGAGGCCGCCGACAACGCGGTGATTCCCGCCAGCTATATCCCGCTGTTCGGCCTGGGTATCCCCGGCAGCGTGTCGGCGGCGCTGCTGGTCGGCGCCTTCATGATCCACGGCATCCAGGTCGGCCCGCTGATGCTGCGCGACCATCCGGAGATGCTGTTCACCATCTTCTCCGGGATGATCGTCGCCAGCCTGCTGATGCTGGCGGTGGGCTGGTACGGCCTGCGCATCTTCGCCAAGGTCACCAGCGTGCCGCCCAATATCGTCATCCCGGTGGTGATCTTCCTGTGCCTGGCCGGCATTCAGGTCCAGGGCTACGGCACCTTCGGGCTGATCGTGGTGTTCGGCTTCGCGATCTTCGGCTACTTCCTGAAGAAGTTCGACTACTCCTTCGTCACCTTCCTGGTCGCCTTCATTGTCACGCCCATGCTCGAGATGAACCTGCGCCAGTCGATCATCCTCTCGGGTGGCGAGATCTCGATACTGCTCCAGCGGCCCATCGCGCTGGTCTTCGTGGTCATCACCGCGCTGATGGTGCTGCACCTCGGCTGGTCGAGTTATCGGCGTAATGCCGCTCGCCGGGCAGCGTCTTGA
- a CDS encoding recombinase RecA, producing MQMKLLSTAILATTMAVGVAGQAQADDFPSKPLTLVVGFGAGGSTDIQARVLANVLEEELGQPVNVVNQPGAGGGVALSRLTVSDDEGYTFVFGTSMTITYGPLSTETNYQLDDFRYVAGVTLGQSAMVTGEDRPFGDTWEGLIEYAKENPGTSYATQTALDRMIIEYIAQQEGLDLRIVPTSGGAGMAPLILSGDVDFAYSGGTHSGYADSGEMPVLLSLAEDRLVAFPDAPSIQEAGYDINPAEIRVVMVPQNTPDSHVERLAEALEAATQDERFIEITEERILMPVVYMDEDEVTQTLSDQVTGYRALLEELGGVPGEDDEG from the coding sequence ATGCAGATGAAGCTACTCAGCACCGCCATCCTGGCCACGACCATGGCCGTCGGCGTCGCCGGCCAGGCCCAGGCCGACGACTTCCCGAGCAAGCCGCTGACCCTGGTAGTGGGCTTCGGTGCCGGCGGCAGCACCGACATCCAGGCCCGCGTACTGGCCAACGTGCTCGAGGAAGAGCTCGGCCAGCCGGTCAACGTGGTCAACCAGCCCGGTGCTGGCGGCGGCGTGGCGCTGTCGCGCCTGACCGTCAGCGACGATGAGGGCTACACCTTCGTCTTCGGCACCTCGATGACCATTACCTATGGCCCGCTGTCCACCGAGACCAACTACCAGCTCGACGACTTCCGCTACGTGGCCGGCGTGACCCTCGGCCAGTCGGCCATGGTCACCGGCGAAGACCGTCCCTTCGGCGACACCTGGGAAGGCCTGATCGAGTACGCCAAGGAGAACCCGGGCACCAGCTACGCGACCCAGACCGCGCTGGACCGCATGATCATCGAGTACATCGCCCAGCAGGAAGGCCTCGATCTGCGCATCGTGCCGACCTCCGGCGGCGCCGGTATGGCCCCGCTGATCCTCTCCGGCGACGTCGACTTCGCCTACAGCGGCGGCACCCACTCCGGCTACGCCGACTCCGGCGAGATGCCGGTGCTGCTTAGCCTCGCCGAAGACCGCCTGGTGGCCTTCCCCGACGCACCGTCGATCCAGGAAGCCGGCTACGACATCAACCCCGCCGAGATCCGCGTGGTGATGGTGCCGCAGAACACCCCGGACAGCCACGTCGAGCGTCTCGCCGAGGCCCTCGAGGCCGCCACCCAGGACGAGCGCTTCATCGAGATCACCGAAGAGCGCATCCTGATGCCGGTGGTCTACATGGATGAGGATGAGGTCACCCAGACCCTCAGCGACCAGGTCACCGGCTACAGGGCGCTGCTCGAAGAGCTCGGCGGCGTTCCCGGCGAAGACGACGAGGGCTGA